The Montipora capricornis isolate CH-2021 unplaced genomic scaffold, ASM3666992v2 scaffold_496, whole genome shotgun sequence genome has a segment encoding these proteins:
- the LOC138036708 gene encoding uncharacterized protein: protein MYRNKCAKCEKTRSKTRFLSWEGKSICRKCYHATRNSSLHSNANLNAAAQGESVEGDTSAENELRVAPPPSLDKDFLQVTGEKFAQEIRRLQDALQAHCGKDKNTPIYEPNEFFMFCSQAGATNVFNFILSCMTSSRHSEERNLLNRKRTVVILYQLCFGYSQKCNFFQEDNGLFLKFCNLSQPGIETQRQLGTSVSSRTITRNRAAMAKENFNLCNNAIQEAINKKCAIWLMIDDYHNIHTIRRPQDASATCQVDHMCTIIIKIVKEAPAIEFNSVNLIHNPNGIDVDLLINQLCSVQFLSQVCNFTSSSSMPEFTSYSFDPVMGRQQMESHVYQDVHSFSAVFQGCLFN from the exons ATGTATCGCAATAAGTGCGCTAAATGCGAAAAGACGCGATCAAAGACCAGATTTCTTTCTTGGGAAGGGAAGTCTATTTGTAGGAAATGTTATCACGCTACAAGAAATTCCTCTCTTCATTCCAAtgccaacttgaatgcagctGCACAAGGCGAATCAGTGGAAGGAG ATACGTCGGCAGAAAATGAATTACGGGTCGCACCACCTCCAAGTTTAGATAAGGACTTTCTCCAAGTTACGG GTGAAAAGTTTGCCCAAGAAATTAGAAGGCTTCAAGATGCCTTGCAAGCACACTGTGGGAAGGACAAGAATACCCCTATTTATGAGCCAAATGaattttttatgttttgttCCCAGGCTGGTGCCAcaaatgttttcaattttattttgtcttgcATGACCTCTTCCCGCCATTCTGAGGAGAGAAATCTTTTAAACCGTAAACGCACAGTTGTTATTTTGTATCAGTTATGTTTCGGTTATTCGCAaaagtgtaatttttttcaagaggaCAATGGTTTATTTCTTaagttttgtaatttgtcaCAACCTGGAATCGAAACACAGCGTCAACTTGGAACCAGTGTTTCTAGCAGGACCATTACCAGAAATCGAGCAGCCATGGCGAAGGAGAATTTCAATTTGTGCAACAACGCAATTCAAGAAGCTATCAACAAGAAGTGTGCCATTTGGCTGATGATAGATGACTACCACAATATACACACCATCAGACGACCTCAAGATGCAAGTGCTACTTGCCAAGTGGATCACATGTGcaccatcatcatcaaaattgtCAAAGAAGCACCTGCCATTGAGTTCAACTCAGTTAATTTAATTCATAATCCTAATGGCATTGATGTTGATCTTCTCATAAACCAGTTATGTTCTGTCCAGTTTTTAAGTCAAGTTTGTAATTTTACATCTTCCTCATCAATGCCAGAGTTCACCTCTTATTCCTTTGATCCAGTCATGGGTAGGCAGCAGATGGAATCTCATGTCTACCAAGATGTTCATTCGTTCTCTGCGGTCTTTCAAGGATGTTTATTTAATTGA
- the LOC138036665 gene encoding uncharacterized protein isoform X2: MPGQRKDMWHVPALFGDTPMKKDCLPLGFQFQPCPDQERRCDLSGCSISSNSPWKIFEGCWHSFHLCCLTVVTVCPICSKGIEDAIKSLGAVANQTIHTRQNATATDGLANEGGEDTVESRTSDDDNDDEPLTSSIDGNVEQVVQNLTIQIMTLSVAAPPVQPLPSARGPVPSTIMPPTSSSQRRAPHCSTCGHLRLGHQRPVSQGSLGILQNLISKPQHSKLAAVLILPPDKTMLLLVGRDGECLLMESHIHCNTGGIIASAGPQKVHQMALYIEYMAKRDWTSDPTPFDMTVVELC; encoded by the exons ATGCCAGGGCAAAGGAAGGATATGTGGCATGTCCCAGCTTTGTTTGGAGACACACCAATGAAGAAGGATTGTCTTCCCTTGGGATTTCAATTCCAACCATGTCCTGACCAAGAAAGACGATGTGATCTTTCCGGCTGCTCCATTTCCAGCAATTCTCCATGGAAGATCTTTGAAGGTTGTTGGCATTCGTTTCATTTGTGCTGTTTAACTGTTGTTACTGTTTGCCCAATTTGCTCTAAGGGTATTGAAGATGCCATTAAATCCTTAGGTGCAGTTGCTAACCAGACCATCCACACACGACAAAATGCCACCGCTACTGATGGTCTTGCAAATGAGGGGGGTGAAGACACAGTAGAGTCAAGAACCtctgatgatgataatgatgatgagcCACTTACAAGTTCAATTGATGGCAATGTTGAGCAAGTTGTTCAGAACTTGACAATCCAGATTATGACTCTTTCTGTTGCAGCACCACCTGTTCAACCATTGCCTTCAGCCAGGGGCCCCGTTCCATCAACAATAATGCCACCAACTTCATCATCACAGAGAAGGGCACCCCACTGCAGTACCTGTGGTCATCTAAGGCTAGGCCATCAGAGGCCAGTTTCACAGGGATCGTTAG GTATACTACAAAATCTTATTTCAAAACCACAACATTCAAAGCTTGCTGCAGTGTTGATCTTGCCTCCTGATAAAACAATGCTTTTGCTTGTTGGCAGAGATGGCGAGTGTCTCCTCATGGAAAGTCACATCCATTGCAATACAGGTGGAATAATTGCTTCTGCAGGTCCCCAAAAGGTCCATCAAATGGCTCTCTATATTGAGTATATGGCCAAGAGAGATTGGACATCTGATCCCACCCCTTTTGATATGACTGTTGTTGAATTATGCTAA
- the LOC138036665 gene encoding uncharacterized protein isoform X1: MPGQRKDMWHVPALFGDTPMKKDCLPLGFQFQPCPDQERRCDLSGCSISSNSPWKIFEGAVANQTIHTRQNATATDGLANEGGEDTVESRTSDDDNDDEPLTSSIDGNVEQVVQNLTIQIMTLSVAAPPVQPLPSARGPVPSTIMPPTSSSQRRAPHCSTCGHLRLGHQRPVSQGSLGKCSVCPSQICSREGRRLSCVCEWCDRQRQSQTNSNPSLPLLPQAPIIRETRVNPDVTEWLLSFSQSTVTPGQSGSNACTIISVYGAVNFLMPSTNWILPSPLRLPLEFVSMFKQLMIYGNHSYNGIGNPQATYSVPEIVNHPQLGFSGVVKCGDEYQFNDFTSFAGILQNLISKPQHSKLAAVLILPPDKTMLLLVGRDGECLLMESHIHCNTGGIIASAGPQKVHQMALYIEYMAKRDWTSDPTPFDMTVVELC, from the exons ATGCCAGGGCAAAGGAAGGATATGTGGCATGTCCCAGCTTTGTTTGGAGACACACCAATGAAGAAGGATTGTCTTCCCTTGGGATTTCAATTCCAACCATGTCCTGACCAAGAAAGACGATGTGATCTTTCCGGCTGCTCCATTTCCAGCAATTCTCCATGGAAGATCTTTGAAG GTGCAGTTGCTAACCAGACCATCCACACACGACAAAATGCCACCGCTACTGATGGTCTTGCAAATGAGGGGGGTGAAGACACAGTAGAGTCAAGAACCtctgatgatgataatgatgatgagcCACTTACAAGTTCAATTGATGGCAATGTTGAGCAAGTTGTTCAGAACTTGACAATCCAGATTATGACTCTTTCTGTTGCAGCACCACCTGTTCAACCATTGCCTTCAGCCAGGGGCCCCGTTCCATCAACAATAATGCCACCAACTTCATCATCACAGAGAAGGGCACCCCACTGCAGTACCTGTGGTCATCTAAGGCTAGGCCATCAGAGGCCAGTTTCACAGGGATCGTTAGGTAAGTGCTCAGTTTGCCCTTCTCAGATATGCTCTAGAGAAGGTCGTAGGTTATCTTGTGTATGTGAGTGGTGTGACAGGCAGAGACAGTCACAAACAAACAGTAACCCATCTCTGCCTTTGCTTCCACAGGCACCTATTATCAGGGAAACACGTGTTAACCCAGATGTCACTGAGTGGCTCCTTTCTTTTTCACAATCAACTGTTACCCCTGGGCAAAGTGGTAGTAATGCGTGTACCATTATCTCTGTGTATGGGGCTGTTAATTTTCTAATGCCATCAACTAACTGGATTCTACCTTCTCCTCTCAGATTGCCCTTAGAATTTGTTAGCATGTTTAAACAGCTGATGATTTATGGCAATCATTCCTACAATGGTATTGGTAATCCACAAGCCACATATAGTGTTCCTGAAATAGTCAATCACCCACAACTTGGATTTTCAGGGGTTGTCAAATGTGGGGATGAGTATCAGTTTAATGATTTTACTTCATTTGCAGGTATACTACAAAATCTTATTTCAAAACCACAACATTCAAAGCTTGCTGCAGTGTTGATCTTGCCTCCTGATAAAACAATGCTTTTGCTTGTTGGCAGAGATGGCGAGTGTCTCCTCATGGAAAGTCACATCCATTGCAATACAGGTGGAATAATTGCTTCTGCAGGTCCCCAAAAGGTCCATCAAATGGCTCTCTATATTGAGTATATGGCCAAGAGAGATTGGACATCTGATCCCACCCCTTTTGATATGACTGTTGTTGAATTATGCTAA